From the Lolium rigidum isolate FL_2022 chromosome 2, APGP_CSIRO_Lrig_0.1, whole genome shotgun sequence genome, one window contains:
- the LOC124687734 gene encoding uncharacterized protein LOC124687734, with product MPCYPIESVFPMHTLPNSSHRSGSIYRSIWNKFYRVSDRSETRLEAKMHSESTSDCFLRDGECMIHTPCCMLQFFSLKLAKIPVNSGSVELYGYIAVRDGLDRLLNCVVNFSRDDPIIVEQGSLINMNGPKRAIHMYDTVFIEYDMKIKTGEQEKDDLQLIDGLSGIDDTGIWNCRTITRRIHGDSGAVDITVLRLESAVEGTVEVSISEVKCSFSLCLGCIINGFNEEICLFDGTVGESSVLERSVVAVVMGSWMDLKFKVGPESSSSAEVCSFEASNHGLSTQQIKTNFALISVKVTWSTLE from the exons ATGCCTTGTTACCCCATCGAAAGTGTATTCCCTATGCATACATTACCAAATAGCAGCCACCGCAGTGGTTCTATATACAGGAGTATATGGAATAAATTTTATCGTGTCTCAGACCGTAGTGAGA CTCGGTTGGAGGCGAAGATGCATTCAGAATCCACAAGTGATTGCTTCTTGCGCGATGGAGAGTGTATGATTCATACACCTTGTTGCATGCTGCAGTTTTTCTCATTAAAGTTGGCTAAAATTCCTGTGAACAGTGGCTCAGTGGAGTTGTATGGATACATAGCAGTACGGGATGGTCTGGATCGATTGCTTAATTGTGTCGTCAACTTTAGCAGAGATGACCCCATCATCGTGGAGCAG GGTTCTCTCATCAACATGAATGGCCCTAAGCGAGCGATACATATGTATGACACTGTTTTcattgagtatgacatgaagatcaAGACAGGTGAGCAAGAAAAAGATGATCTACAGCTGATTGATGGTCTATCAGGCATAGACGACACAGGCATATGGAATTGTCGCACAATAACAAGACGCATCCATGGTGATTCTGGCGCAGTTGACATAACTGTATTGCGTCTTGAGAGTGCTGTTGAGGGGACTGTAGAAGTTTCCATATCAGAAGTGAAATGCAGTTTCAGTTTGTGTCTTGGCTGTATCATCAATGGTTTCAATGAAGAAATCTGTCTCTTTGATGGCACCGTTGGTGAATCAAGTGTTTTAGAGAGGTCTGTGGTAGCTGTCGTCATGGGTTCATGGATGGATTTAAAGTTCAAGGTTGGCCCAGAGTCCTCCAGTTCTGCTGAAGTCTGTTCCTTCGAGGCAAGCAACCATGGGCTATCTACTCAACAGATAAAGACTAATTTTGCATTGATCTCAGTTAAGGTGACTTGGTCAACTTTGGAATAA